The following is a genomic window from Elstera cyanobacteriorum.
ATCCTTATGCGCGGTGAAATACTCGACCAGCGCCGCGCGGTAAGCGGTGCGGCTTTCGGCGTCGCCCAGGGTGTTGAGATGCAGCAGCACCCGGTCCAGCAGCCCCAGCGCTTCGAGAATATCCGCGCCAGCAGTGATCACTTCGACATCGGCGAGCGGCGTTGCCGGGCCGATCAGCTCGACGCCGATCTGGTGGAACTGGCGCAAGCGGCCCTTCTGTGGGCGCTCGTAACGGAACATCGGGCCGTAATAGAAGGCCTTGAACGGCAACGACTGGGTGAGGCCGTTGGAAATCAGCGCGCGCACCACCCCCGCTGTCCCTTCGGGCCGTAGCGCCAGGGTCTCGCCGCCCCGGTCGGTAAAGACGTACATTTCCTTCGAGACGATGTCCGACGTTTCGCCGACCGTGCGGGCGAAGACATCGACAAACTCGAAGATCGGGGTGGCCACCCCGTCGAAGCCGTAACGCCCGGCAATCAGGCGCGCGGTTTCGGCCACATGGCGGTGTCGGCGGGCCTCGTCCGGCAAAAGATCATGGGTGCCACGGACCGGCTGCACCTTTTCCACGGGGCGTCTCCTTCAAAAGCGGAAAATCGGACCCCCTCGGCTATCGGCTTTAGCGCCCGTGGTCAAGTCTGGATGGCATCAAGCCCGGGTCGCAGAGCGTTGGTAACGGCATCCGGCGCCTCCAGCATCATCATATGCGCCGCATCCCGCAGGCAGAGAAACCGCGCGCCGGGGATTTTGCCCGCCATCCGTTCCACCCCCTGTGGCGGGGCTTGGCGGTCGTGTTCGCCCGCCAGGCAGAGGACGGGCATCGTGAGCCCCGGCAACGCTGCGCGCCGGTCGAAGGTGACGAGACAGGCGAGGGCGGCGCGGTAGGTGGCTTCGTCCATCTTGGCCAGTGCGTCGATACTGTCGGCCATCAGGTCGGGGGCGGTTCCCGGCAGGAAAAGATCAGCGGTCAGGTCGGGGGCGAGGTCGGGCAGGCGCTGCCCGGCGTCCAGCGGCCCCAGCCGGTCGGCGAGGAAGGCGCGCTGGAAGCTGCCGTCGGCGCTCCCGAACAGGGCGGCACTGCCAAGCAGGGCGAGGGAGGCGCAGCGGTCCGGCGCGCGGGCCGCGACTTCCAGCGCTAACATGCCGCCCATCGAATGGCCGACCAGATGGGCGGTGCCGATGCCGTGGGCGTCCAGAAACCCCAGCAGCGCGGCGGCTAACCCTTCAAAGCTCAGCGGTTGCCCGTCCCACGGGGCGCCGCCGTGGCCGGGCATATCCCAGGTATGGCAGGCGAAACCCTCCGCTGTTAGGGCGGCACCCTGTGGCGCCCAGCAGCGATGATCCAAGCCCAGCCCGTGCAAAAAGACGATGGGTGCGGTTCCGGCCATCTGATGTTCCCCCCCTGAAATATTTTTTGGTTTAGAGCATTTTTCGTTCGCTGTGGCTCACGTCAAACGCTCTAAACTTTTGTTTTTTCAGCAAATACGTCGTCGCGGGTGTTCCGCCCGCTTGGGATTTGCTCTAACTGATCGGCGGAGGGCAGCGGTTTTCGGCCAGCACCCGCCCGGCCAAATAGAGCGAACCACAAATCAGCACGCGCGCGCCCAAGGCGCGGTCGGCGATTTCGCGCAAGCCTTCCGACA
Proteins encoded in this region:
- a CDS encoding alpha/beta fold hydrolase, which translates into the protein MAGTAPIVFLHGLGLDHRCWAPQGAALTAEGFACHTWDMPGHGGAPWDGQPLSFEGLAAALLGFLDAHGIGTAHLVGHSMGGMLALEVAARAPDRCASLALLGSAALFGSADGSFQRAFLADRLGPLDAGQRLPDLAPDLTADLFLPGTAPDLMADSIDALAKMDEATYRAALACLVTFDRRAALPGLTMPVLCLAGEHDRQAPPQGVERMAGKIPGARFLCLRDAAHMMMLEAPDAVTNALRPGLDAIQT